From one Melioribacteraceae bacterium genomic stretch:
- a CDS encoding AAA family ATPase produces MIKRNIYEDLLKWKENPSRKPLIIRGARQVGKTTLIKSFAEGYKYKILLNLEKSSDKQIFEEFNNVKDIIDVLLLKYNLTTENIDGLLLFIDEIQESPRAIKLLRYFYEEYPKIHVIAAGSLLEFSLKEIENFPVGRVEYLYMHPINFLEYLSAIGNRNILMQLNKIPVEKNAHSVLMELFNNYAIIGGMPEIIKTYVEKRSLADLKRIYESLWETFKDDMTKYASNKTELNVIRHIVNTAYLNLDERVKFQNFGNSNYRSREVGEAMRTLESARFLFLIYPSTEVQIPIKPDMKKSPRLQFLDTGLINYKNGIQNELLAIKDLSTYYKGYLIPHIVTQEVISLNNLTNTKPNFWVREKTQSSAEVDLLIPFQGKVIPVEIKSGSVGKLRSLHQFMERTNHKFAVRIYGGEFSVQKVVSPNKKEFLLMNMPYYLGTKIFDYLEYFITSN; encoded by the coding sequence TTGATAAAAAGAAACATATATGAAGATCTTCTGAAGTGGAAAGAAAATCCCTCACGGAAACCGCTAATTATACGCGGAGCAAGGCAAGTTGGAAAAACTACTTTAATAAAGTCATTTGCAGAAGGATATAAATATAAAATTCTACTTAATCTTGAAAAATCATCTGATAAACAAATTTTTGAAGAATTTAATAATGTTAAAGACATTATTGATGTTCTTCTCTTAAAGTACAATTTAACTACCGAGAATATAGATGGGTTACTTCTTTTTATTGATGAAATACAAGAATCTCCTAGAGCGATAAAATTATTGAGATACTTTTATGAAGAGTACCCGAAGATTCACGTAATTGCCGCAGGGTCACTTTTGGAATTTTCCTTAAAAGAAATAGAAAATTTTCCGGTAGGTAGAGTTGAGTATCTCTATATGCATCCAATTAATTTTTTAGAATACTTAAGTGCTATAGGAAACCGTAATATTCTTATGCAGCTAAATAAGATTCCGGTTGAAAAAAATGCTCATTCAGTTTTGATGGAACTTTTTAATAATTATGCAATAATTGGTGGAATGCCGGAAATAATAAAAACTTATGTTGAAAAGAGAAGTTTGGCAGACTTAAAAAGGATTTATGAGAGTCTTTGGGAAACTTTCAAAGATGATATGACAAAGTATGCATCAAATAAGACAGAGTTGAATGTAATACGGCACATAGTAAATACTGCTTATCTCAACTTAGATGAACGAGTTAAATTTCAAAATTTCGGAAACTCAAATTATAGATCGCGTGAAGTCGGTGAAGCAATGAGAACATTGGAAAGTGCAAGATTTTTATTTTTAATATATCCTTCAACAGAAGTGCAAATTCCGATAAAACCGGATATGAAAAAATCACCGCGATTACAGTTTTTGGATACCGGATTAATTAATTATAAAAACGGGATTCAAAATGAACTATTAGCGATTAAAGACTTGAGTACATATTACAAAGGATATTTAATTCCACATATTGTTACACAAGAAGTTATTTCTCTAAACAATTTAACTAATACTAAACCAAATTTTTGGGTGAGAGAAAAAACTCAATCATCAGCGGAGGTTGATTTATTAATTCCATTTCAAGGGAAAGTAATTCCAGTCGAAATTAAATCGGGAAGTGTCGGTAAGCTAAGGTCGCTACATCAGTTTATGGAAAGAACAAATCATAAATTTGCTGTGCGGATTTACGGTGGTGAATTTTCAGTTCAAAAAGTAGTATCGCCAAATAAAAAAGAATTTCTATTGATGAATATGCCTTATTATTTGGGGACAAAAATTTTTGATTATCTAGAGTATTTTATTACAAGTAATTGA
- a CDS encoding DUF192 domain-containing protein, producing MFGNSNDESAENKFSGHQQFDFRKDGELTFQNSDGKFISKIDVEIADDLVERAVGLMYREKLESDQGMLFIFPNEEYQSFWMKNTVLPLDILFVNKKMEIVTIHRDTTPFAETSYPSTAPSIYVVEVNAGYTVQFGIKEGDKISWRLN from the coding sequence ATGTTCGGTAATTCAAACGATGAATCCGCAGAAAATAAATTTTCCGGTCATCAACAGTTTGATTTCAGAAAAGACGGTGAACTCACTTTTCAAAATTCTGACGGAAAATTTATTTCTAAAATTGATGTTGAAATCGCCGATGATTTAGTGGAACGCGCTGTTGGTTTAATGTATCGCGAAAAATTAGAATCTGATCAAGGCATGCTTTTTATCTTTCCTAACGAAGAATATCAATCCTTTTGGATGAAGAATACTGTACTTCCGCTCGACATACTATTCGTAAATAAAAAAATGGAAATTGTCACTATCCATAGAGACACAACACCTTTTGCCGAAACATCTTATCCATCCACTGCTCCTTCGATTTATGTCGTAGAAGTCAACGCCGGATACACCGTACAATTTGGAATTAAAGAAGGTGATAAAATTAGCTGGAGATTGAATTAA
- a CDS encoding prolyl oligopeptidase family serine peptidase — translation MSKIIDRKVIELSPIQEKMIRSGWGNETIDNTTVEKITYESDSLKVKGYIAKPNDDSKKYPCIIWCRGGIGNAGAIDSFNARGIFGQLASWGYVVLTSQYRGNDGGEGKDEFGGSDVNDVINLKSVAEEIECADTKNWGIEGWSRGGMMTYLTLTKDHDFKCAVVTGGIANLRCNSDESKFMKKLYEVTMGKHGTGSFNQKCESRSIVNFANKLSKNTPLLLIHGTADNRVLPHDSLDLSYKLLEHNIPFELVMLKDGDHFLKGHRKEVDRMRKEWFEKYLR, via the coding sequence ATGTCAAAAATTATTGATAGAAAAGTAATCGAACTATCCCCTATTCAAGAGAAGATGATACGAAGCGGTTGGGGAAATGAAACTATAGATAATACAACCGTGGAAAAGATCACTTATGAATCCGATAGTTTGAAAGTAAAAGGATATATCGCAAAGCCGAATGACGATTCAAAAAAATATCCATGTATAATTTGGTGTCGCGGCGGAATAGGTAATGCCGGTGCGATTGATTCTTTTAACGCACGAGGAATTTTCGGTCAGCTTGCAAGTTGGGGTTATGTTGTTCTTACATCCCAATATCGTGGTAATGATGGTGGTGAAGGAAAAGATGAATTCGGCGGAAGTGATGTAAATGATGTCATAAATTTAAAATCCGTCGCAGAAGAAATCGAATGTGCTGATACAAAGAATTGGGGAATTGAAGGATGGAGCCGCGGCGGTATGATGACTTATTTAACTTTAACAAAAGATCACGATTTTAAGTGTGCCGTTGTAACCGGAGGTATTGCTAATCTTCGTTGTAATTCCGATGAAAGTAAATTCATGAAAAAATTATATGAAGTTACAATGGGTAAGCACGGTACGGGGAGTTTCAATCAAAAATGTGAATCGAGATCAATTGTAAATTTTGCGAACAAGCTCTCGAAGAACACTCCCCTTTTATTAATACACGGAACTGCCGATAACAGAGTTTTACCTCATGATTCACTTGATCTTTCTTACAAACTTTTAGAGCACAACATTCCATTCGAATTAGTCATGCTGAAAGACGGAGATCATTTCTTGAAAGGACACAGAAAAGAAGTTGATAGAATGAGGAAGGAGTGGTTTGAGAAATATTTGAGATGA
- a CDS encoding aconitate hydratase: MTENLDMIQKVFEGMREKQESARKVLNRPMTYSEKILYAHLWDSPKKELAKGKDYADLSPDRVAMQDATAQMALLQFMHSGRKTAAVPSTVHCDHLIQAQVGAKDDLLRSKDENKEVFDFLESISKKFGVGFWRPGAGIIHQVVLENYAFPGGMMIGTDSHTPNAGGLGMIAIGVGGADAVDVMAGMPWELKWPKLIGVKLTGKLNGWTSAKDVILKVAGILTVKGGTGAIVEYFGEGAQSLSCTGKGTICNMGAEIGATTSIFEFDNKMVEYLRATGRNDVAELAEQHKDLLKSDDEVHANPEKYYDQVIEINLSELEPHLNGPFTPDLAWPISKIKEAVEKEGYPDKISVALIGSCTNSSYEDIDRAASIAKQALDKGLKTKSQFTITPGSEQVRATIERDGQLKILTDVGGLVLANACGPCIGMWKRMDIKNGERNTIVTSFNRNFAKRNDGNAETLAFVASPELTTVLALAGRLSFNPETDELENEKGEKIKLDPPKGLELPTKGFDKGESGYVPGGEGHPETDVIIQDDSERLQFLEKFEPWNGEDYNELPLLLKAQGKCTTDHISMAGPWLRFRGHLDNISNNMFLGAINAYTGKAGETKNLLTGEYKQVQQVARDYKAEGLGWVVVGDENYGEGSSREHAAMEPRFLNGKAIIVKSFARIHETNLKKQGMLPLTFANPSDYDKIQEDDRLSIIGLKELAPGKQLTLKIHHKDGSVEEVKLHHTYNENQIKWFRAGSALNLIAEQNK, translated from the coding sequence ATGACTGAAAATTTAGATATGATACAAAAAGTTTTCGAGGGTATGAGAGAAAAACAAGAATCTGCCCGCAAAGTACTTAACCGGCCAATGACTTATTCTGAAAAAATTCTTTATGCACATTTATGGGATTCACCTAAAAAAGAACTTGCAAAAGGAAAAGATTACGCCGACTTATCTCCCGATAGAGTTGCAATGCAGGATGCAACGGCTCAAATGGCTTTGTTGCAATTTATGCACTCAGGAAGAAAAACGGCTGCCGTTCCTTCAACAGTTCATTGCGATCACTTAATTCAAGCACAAGTTGGTGCAAAAGATGATCTACTTCGTTCTAAAGACGAGAACAAGGAAGTGTTTGATTTCTTAGAAAGTATTTCAAAAAAATTCGGTGTAGGATTTTGGAGACCGGGTGCCGGTATTATTCACCAAGTTGTCCTAGAAAATTATGCATTCCCCGGTGGAATGATGATCGGGACAGATTCACACACTCCGAATGCTGGTGGTCTCGGGATGATTGCAATCGGTGTGGGCGGTGCAGATGCAGTTGATGTTATGGCAGGAATGCCGTGGGAATTGAAATGGCCGAAACTTATCGGTGTTAAACTAACAGGTAAATTGAATGGTTGGACTTCGGCAAAAGATGTTATCTTAAAAGTTGCCGGAATTCTTACCGTTAAGGGTGGAACAGGCGCTATTGTTGAATATTTTGGTGAAGGCGCACAATCACTTTCGTGCACTGGTAAAGGAACAATCTGTAACATGGGAGCAGAGATTGGTGCGACGACTTCAATTTTTGAATTCGATAATAAAATGGTTGAGTATCTTAGAGCAACCGGCAGAAATGATGTTGCCGAATTAGCCGAGCAACATAAAGATTTACTTAAGTCCGATGATGAAGTTCACGCTAATCCGGAAAAATACTATGATCAAGTTATAGAAATAAATCTAAGTGAATTAGAACCACACTTAAACGGTCCGTTCACACCGGATTTGGCTTGGCCGATATCAAAAATTAAAGAAGCCGTTGAAAAAGAAGGTTACCCGGATAAAATTAGTGTAGCATTAATAGGAAGCTGTACAAACTCTAGTTATGAAGATATTGACCGCGCTGCAAGTATAGCAAAACAAGCGTTGGATAAAGGATTAAAAACAAAATCACAATTCACAATTACGCCAGGTTCAGAACAAGTCAGAGCTACAATAGAGAGAGACGGACAATTAAAAATTCTTACTGATGTAGGCGGTCTTGTGTTAGCAAATGCATGCGGACCTTGCATAGGTATGTGGAAACGAATGGATATAAAAAATGGTGAACGAAATACAATTGTTACTTCATTCAATAGAAACTTTGCAAAACGAAATGATGGAAATGCCGAAACTTTAGCTTTCGTTGCAAGTCCGGAATTAACAACAGTTCTTGCATTAGCCGGAAGATTATCTTTCAATCCTGAAACTGATGAATTAGAAAATGAAAAAGGTGAAAAAATAAAATTAGATCCGCCAAAAGGATTAGAACTTCCGACAAAAGGATTTGATAAAGGCGAAAGTGGCTATGTACCCGGAGGTGAAGGTCATCCGGAAACTGATGTTATTATTCAAGATGATAGTGAAAGACTTCAGTTCCTTGAAAAATTTGAACCCTGGAATGGTGAAGATTACAACGAACTTCCATTATTACTAAAAGCACAAGGTAAATGTACTACCGATCATATTTCGATGGCTGGTCCTTGGTTGAGATTCCGTGGACACTTAGATAACATTTCCAACAATATGTTCCTCGGTGCAATTAATGCTTATACAGGAAAAGCCGGTGAAACTAAAAATCTATTAACCGGCGAATACAAACAAGTTCAGCAAGTTGCTCGTGATTATAAAGCCGAAGGTTTGGGTTGGGTTGTTGTAGGTGATGAAAACTACGGCGAAGGTTCAAGTCGTGAACATGCCGCAATGGAACCTCGTTTCTTAAATGGCAAAGCAATTATTGTAAAAAGTTTTGCGAGAATTCACGAAACAAACCTGAAAAAACAAGGGATGCTTCCGCTTACTTTTGCAAATCCAAGTGATTATGATAAAATTCAAGAGGATGATAGACTAAGTATAATCGGCTTAAAAGAATTAGCTCCTGGTAAACAATTGACTCTTAAGATTCATCATAAGGACGGATCGGTTGAAGAAGTTAAATTGCATCATACTTATAATGAAAATCAAATAAAGTGGTTCCGAGCCGGAAGCGCGTTAAACCTAATTGCCGAACAGAATAAATAA